CAGGGCGCGCTCGAAGAGCCTTAGGTAGAGCCGGTGCCACGGAAGGAAGTCGGGCCCGGCGTGACCCATCATCATGGGCATTGCCATCATGGGGTCGCTGGGATCGCAGGTCATGAGCGATTTGTGCCACGCTACGAACTGATCGTAGTAGCTCAGATTTGATTCGTAGGGGGATGCAGTTGCCTTCAATTTCAACAGCGCATCGACGAAATCCTTCTTTTCCTTGGCCGACAGGTCCTTTGCGTTCTTGCGCACAAGAACGCCCTTCCCGGACAGGTCGAACGACGACGAGCCATCGCTCGACCACGCGGTTCCGGACGCGGGCAACGCGGAGCCAGCGATCAGCGCAACCGAAGCGGCCAAGAGCAGCAGACGTCGGCGCGGGCGTGTGATTTTAGGACACGCACGTCTCAGTGACATTGATGGCTCCGTTTCATGTGTATTTCCACGGCATGCTCCAGTTCCTCGAATGCAATCAGCGTGAGGTTCCCTGAGATGCGGCGGGAGGTGACAGCGGGCAGACGACCGGCTTGCAGCGGCTGCGTGGTGATATTGAGCGCCCCGCAGAAGAAGAACGTCAAGAGTCAGGGGCGCACGGTGAATTAGTTGGGCCCCTGGACCCAATGCGATCGTAGTTGGGCCCAGTGATGGCGGGCCTGTAAAGCTGGCGTAACTGGGTAAGCGCTCGTTGAGGGTAAGCTGGATCGTCGGCTCGGCGGGACCGGTCGGGATCATGCGGTGGCGGGCATCCAGGCAAGGCCTCGGCGTAGTCGTATAACGTCCGGCTTGTGAGGATCTGTCGGGTGGGCGGTCCCGGGAACGAGACAGGCACGGCTTCCAAGATCATGGAGTTCTCGACGCCCCGTGATCCAAGTGGAAGACCGTGCCTGCCGACGCATCATTGCCGATCCCGCCTGCCCTTGACCAGCTCCGAGAGCGCCCCGAGGTCGTACCCGAGGAGATCCCGGGGCTGCTGGAACGGCTGGCCGAGGTGCCGGACCCCCGTGACCCACGCGGAGTGCGCCACGCCCTGGCCGTTGTACTCACGCTGACTGCGTGCGCCGTGCTGACCGGGGCCACTTCGCTCTTGGCCGTCGGCGAGTGGATCGCCGACGCCCCGGCTCAGGTTCTGGAGCACCTCGGCATCCGTATCGATCCGCTGCTGCCCACGCGGCTGGTGCCCGCCGAGTCGACGGTCCGCCGGCTCCTGACCCGCATCGACGGCGACGCGCTGGACCAGGCGGTCGGCCGCTGGCTCGCCGACCGCCGCCCGCAACCGAGCGGTGCCGCTGACCTGCGCGGAGTGTCGGTGGACGGCAAGAGCCTGCGCGGCGCCGCCAAGGCGAAGGGCCGCAGGATCCACCTCCTGGCAGCCATGGAGCACACCACCGGCCTGGTGCTGGCCCAGCTGGACGTCGGCGAGAAGACCAACGAGATCACCTGCTTCCAACCCCTGCTCGACACCGTCGCAGGCCTCGCCGGGACGGTCGTCACCAGCGACGCGATGCACACCCAGCGCGAGCACGCCGAGTACCTCCTCGGCCGGGAGGCGCACTACATCGTGATCGTCAAGGGCAACCAGAAGAAGCTCCGCAAGCAGCTCAAGTCCCTTCCCTGGAAGGACATCCCACTCCAGGGCCGCACCAAGGACACCGGTCACGGACGCGTCGAGATCCGCCGCACCAAGGTCGCCACCGTGAACAATCTGCTCTTCCCCGGCGCCCGCCAGACCATCCAGATCAAGCGCCGCCGCACCGACCGCAAGACCAGCAAGACCACCATCAAGACCGTCTACGCCGTCACCAGCCTGACCGCCGACCAGGCCACCCCCGCCCAGCTCGCGAAGCTGATCCGCGACCACTGGCACATCGAGGCCCTGCACCACGTCAGGGACACCACGTTCGCCGAGGACGCCTCCCAGCTCCGCGCCGGCAACGCACCGCGCGCGATGGCGACCTGGCGAAACCTCGCCATCGGCGCCCTGAAGCTCGCCGGAGTCACCAACATCGCCGCCGCCCTCCGCCGTAACGCCCGAGACGTCACCCGGCCGCTCGCCCTCCTCGGCCTCACGTGATCACAAACCGGACATCACGCGACTACGCCGAAGCCTTGGGCATCCAGGGGCTGCCGCGCATGACTTGGACGAGGACGTCGAGCATGGGTTGGTCGTAGTGGGCGGCGGCGGGGCAGGTGCGGATCGCGGCGAAGTCCTGGGCCCCTTGCACGGTGCGCAGGCATCCGAAGACTTTGATCAGCTTGGCCATTCTGCTCGGCCGCGTTGTTGTCGAACGGCAGGGTCAGATCATGCACCCAGCGCAGGTAGTCCTCCCGGCGGTCGCGCAGGCGCTTGGACAGGGCGTGGTGCTTGGCCTCGGTCTTCGATGCGCGGGCGGCGGTCGCCTTGACGCCATCGGCAACCGCTCGCCGCAGTCCGTGCAGCTCACGGGCCTTGACCTGCTCCTCGATACGGCCGGCTCCCGCCTCGCGGGCGGCCTCGGCGGCCTTCATCGGCTCCGGAAGCGCGTCGATGGCCCGGTAGGCCGCGCAGCGCGCCGCCTCGCCGCCGCGTTCGGTCGCCGCGACCAGCTCCCGCAGGACGTGAGCGGAAAGCAGGGCGTGCACAGCCTCGGTGTAGGTGTCGTACGGAGCCCAGGCGTCATGCATCGCGATCCCGGTGAAGCCGGGCAGCACCCCGGCCGCGTCGATGCCCCGCCCCGTGCCTGCGGTGGACGCTCAGATGCACGAACAGGCCCGTGGAGGCGGAGTGCAGCCAGTGCAGAACGTCGGCGGTGCGGAACCCGCTCTCGTCGAAGACATCAACAGTGCCCCGGCGACCTTAGCGGCGACCACGCGGCCGAAGGCGTCCAGCGTCTTCGCGCAGCGCCGCACCCACGAGGCGACGGTTCCCGCGGCCACTGCACCGAACAGCTTGCCCTGCGCGGTAGTGGTGGTAGGTGAACAGGAACTGCCCGTGCTTCAGATCCACACCTGCGGCAGCCAGACACGACCCATACTGCAAGGGTGCCGCCACCCCCTGCGGCGCCAACGCGCGGGCCGTAGCGCCGCACGTACACTGGCAGGTCACCAGCCGGTGCTCGGTCACCTCCAGGCCGATCCGCTCGGGCAGATCGAAGACCTGACGCCGCTCGACCCTGACCTCCTTCGCGCTGGCCAGGTCCGCCCCACAGCTGGCACACGGCCCCTGCGGACGGTGCTCGATCTCGCGGTCCGGGTCGGCGACCTGCCGCAGCGTGATTCCGGGCTGCCCCTTCGGACGGCCCGGACCGCGCCCGGACTTTCCTCGCAGCGACTTCGGCGCGGGCTTCGCCAGCCCGTCCAGGGACGGCGGCTTCGAGGAGATTTCGAATTCTGCCCCAGCCGGGCCTCAAGATCCGCGTGCCGGGCATTCAGCTGCGCGTTCTGGGACTCCAGCTCAATGATCCGCGCTCGCGCCGCCGCCAGCTCAACACGCAACTCAACTACCAACGGGGCGAGTTCCTCGTACGATGGCGACTGGGCAGAAGCAGACACGGCCCTGACCATGCCGGACACCCTCGACGTGATCAACTGGGCAATCAAAGCACGGGACCCGCTCGCTCGGCCGAGTCGCTGGCGGGGAATCCAGGGAGCTCAGCAGGTGCATGAACGTCGCCTGCTCCTGCGCCTGCAGCTCAAGAGGGACCGGTGAGCAGATTCTTCCCGGCTCGGCCCACCGGGCACGGTCAGAAGCCCAGGCCATGATCATTCCAGGGAGATGCAGTTGTCCGCGGCCACATGGCGGAGCTGGACCCGAGCGGCAGTCAGCCAGTGCGCTGGAGACCAGCCCGGCGTGGCCGCCGATCACGCTGCGGGCCTCATCGAGGCACACCGGGCGCGCCTCGATGGTGAGGCGTCGGCCGGGCAGCTCCACCTTGTAGTGATCAATCTTCAGCTGCCGGATAGAGGTACGACTGCCCGGCAAGGTCGCAGCTCCAGGATGTAGCGGGGCTCGGCGAGACGAGGTTCGAAGCGGTTCCGCCCCCGCAGCGGCGCCTGCCTACCACGCTCCTTAGCCGTAGTGGTGAGTGCCTGGACGGAGACGGGCTGGGCACGGTGCACGATGACGTTGAACGAGCCGCGCGAACGCTCGACGTGTCCGTCGACGAGCACGACAGGCGATTCTGACAGCGTGCGTCGGTGGCACTCCCACACGTTCGGTGCGAACAGCAAGTTGACCATGCCGGTCTCGTCCTCGAGCGCACCAAAGGCGACGCCGCCAGCTGCGGATTCCCGACAAGACCAACAAGATCACCTGCTGCGCCGCGCTGCTGGCACCCTTCGACCCGGCCGGGGTCACCGTCACGGCCGACGCGTTATGCCGACGTCGGCATAACGCGTCTTATGAAGACGTGGGGGTTATGCCGACCTCGCTGTCCAGTGACGTGGCCGACGGCGGTGTCCCGGACAGCGAGGTCGGCATAATCCGAGGCCGAATCAGTGTTGCCCCTCTTCCATCCATGGAGAGGGAAGAACGTGAGAAATCCTGCTTTTGTCCAGGTCACGGGCCCGTTGGCGCCGTTTGCGGAGGGGTTTCGGGTCCGGCTTGAGGTGCTGGGCTACGCCCGGCAGCCGCAGGTCGTGCACCTGGATCTGATGGCTCGGCTCAGCCGCTGGCTGGATGAGCGCGGGTTGGACGGCTCGGCGTTGAGCACGGAGGCTGTGGAGGAGTTCGTCCTTGACCGCCAGGTTGCCGGGCATCGGAGCGCGCGGTCGATCCGTTCGCTGAGGCCGCTGGTGGAGTACCTGCGGGAGATCGGGGCGGCTCCGCTGGCCGTGCGGCAGCCAGTGGCAGGCCCGGTGGAGGTCTTGCTGGCCGACTACGCCGTCCACCTCGCCCGCGAGCGCGGACTGGCAGCGGTGACCATCCAGCGCAGTACCGACCTGGTCCGCCCGTTCCTGGCCGCCCGGGTCTGTGCCGCCGGTCTCGACCTGAAGACGCTGAGTGCCGCTGACGTCATCGCGTTCATGCTCGCTCGGAGCGGGAGTGCCTCGCCCGCGACGGTGCAGCGCACGGGCACGGCCCTGCGCGCGCTGCTGCGGTTCCTGCATCTGCAAGGACTGATCGACAACTCGCTGGTGGGCGCGGTGCCCACCGCCGCCAACTGGAAGCTGGCCGCCCTGCCGAAGTACCTGACGCGGGAACAGGTCGCCACGCTGTTGCACTCCTGCGACCGGGGCACCGCTGTCGGGCGGCGCGATCTGGCGATCCTGACGCTGCTGGCCCGGCTGGGGCTGCGGGCCGGAGAGGTGGCCGCGCTGCGACTGGAGGACATCGACTGGCAGCGCGGCGAGATCACCGTGCGTGGCAAGGGCAACCGGCACGAACGCCTCCCGCTACCGACCGATGTCGGAGAGGCCGTCGTGGCCTACCTGAGCGGGTCCCGTCCAGCGGCGGCCACGGGCCGGGAGGTGTTCGTCGGCACGCGGGCCCCGCATCGGGCCCTGACACGCGGTGCGGTCACGCAGTTGGTGGCCAGAGCGTCGCACCGGTGCGGCCTGGGGACGATCTACGCGCACCGGCTGCGGCACACGGCGGCCACCGCCATGCTCCACGCGGGCGCGTCATTGGAGGAGATCGGCCAGGTTCTGCGGCACCGGCACGCACTGACCACAGCGGGATACGCGAAAGTGGACCATGAAGGGCTTCGCGCGCTGGCCCGGCCCTGGCCGGGGGAAGCAGCATGAGCCCGCTGCACCGGCAACTGGAGGAGTACCTGGCCATCCGCCGGGCCATGGGGTTCAAGATGGAGCGCCACGAAAAGCTCCTCGGGCAGTTCGCGGACTACCTGGCAGCGCACGCTGTCCAGGCGCTCACCACCGAGCACGCCCTGGCCTGGGCGACCTCCCCGCACCAGGGCGATCCGCGCTGGTGGGCGGCGCGGCTGTCCATGGTCCGCGGCTTCGCCGTCCATCTGCACGCACTCGACCCCGCCCACCAAGTGCCGCCCCGCGGACTGATCCCGCACGGCCCGAGACGCACCGTCCCGCACCTCTATACCGATCGCGAGATCGCCGCCCTGGTCCGGGCCGCCGGTGCACTGTCCTTCCCGCTGCGGGCCGCGACCTACCAGACGTTGGTCCGCCTGCTCGCCGCCACCGGCATGCGGGTCGGCGAGGCGATCCGGCTGGACCGTGCGGACTGGGACGCCGACCTCGAAGTCCTGACGGTGCGCGACACCAAGTTCGGCAAGTCCCGCCAGCTGCCGCTGCACCCGACGAGCACCACAGGCCTCCAGGACTACCTGCGCCTGCGCGACCGTCTGTCGCCCTCCCCGAGCTCCAGTGCGCTCCTGCTGTCCACCCGGGGCCATCGCCTGCGCTACGAACGGGTCTGGGACACCTTCCACCGACTGGTCGGCCAGGCCGAACTGACGCCGACCGCGCCGGCGAGCCCACCGAGGATCCACGATCTGCGGCACTCCTTCGCCGTCGCCACGCTCCTGGACTGGTACCGCAACGGCGCCGACGTGCAGGCCATGCTGCCGCGCCTGTCGACCTACCTCGGCCACGCCGACCCCAAGCACACCTACTGGTACCTGTCCGCCGCCCCGGAACTGCTCGCGCTCGCGGCCGATCGCCTCGACGCCCACCAGAAAGACCCCCGTTGAATACCCTCGCCCCTACTCTGCAGGCGTTCTTCACCGACCGACTGGCCCGGCAGCGCCAGGCCAGCCCCCACACCATCGCCGCCTACCGCGACGCACTCAAGCTCCTGCTGGCCTTCGCCGCCCAGCGCACCGGCAAGCAGCCCTCCGACTTGGCGATCCCCGATCTGGACGCGCCCTTGGTCGGCGCGTTCCTGGACCACTTGGAACGAGAGCGCGGCAACAGTGTCCGCACCCGAAACGCCCGACTGGCCGCCGTGCACGCGCTATTCCGCTTCGCTGCCCTGCGACACCCCGAGCATGCGGACGTCATCCAACGGGTCCTGGCCATGCCGCCCAAACGCTTCGACCGCAGGCTCGTCACCTACCTGACCGAACCCGAGACCACCGCGCTCCTCGCCGCCCCGGACACCGCCACCTGGACCGGGAGGCGCGATCATGCGCTGCTGACCCTGGCCGTCCAGACCGGCCTGCGGGTCTCCGAGCTCGCCGCGTTGACCTGCACAGACATCCGTCTGGGCACCGGAGCGCACGTC
This region of Kitasatospora sp. NBC_00240 genomic DNA includes:
- a CDS encoding ISAs1 family transposase yields the protein MPADASLPIPPALDQLRERPEVVPEEIPGLLERLAEVPDPRDPRGVRHALAVVLTLTACAVLTGATSLLAVGEWIADAPAQVLEHLGIRIDPLLPTRLVPAESTVRRLLTRIDGDALDQAVGRWLADRRPQPSGAADLRGVSVDGKSLRGAAKAKGRRIHLLAAMEHTTGLVLAQLDVGEKTNEITCFQPLLDTVAGLAGTVVTSDAMHTQREHAEYLLGREAHYIVIVKGNQKKLRKQLKSLPWKDIPLQGRTKDTGHGRVEIRRTKVATVNNLLFPGARQTIQIKRRRTDRKTSKTTIKTVYAVTSLTADQATPAQLAKLIRDHWHIEALHHVRDTTFAEDASQLRAGNAPRAMATWRNLAIGALKLAGVTNIAAALRRNARDVTRPLALLGLT
- a CDS encoding transposase → MLPGFTGIAMHDAWAPYDTYTEAVHALLSAHVLRELVAATERGGEAARCAAYRAIDALPEPMKAAEAAREAGAGRIEEQVKARELHGLRRAVADGVKATAARASKTEAKHHALSKRLRDRREDYLRWVHDLTLPFDNNAAEQNGQADQSLRMPAHRARGPGLRRDPHLPRRRPLRPTHARRPRPSHARQPLDAQGFGVVA
- a CDS encoding tyrosine-type recombinase/integrase; protein product: MRNPAFVQVTGPLAPFAEGFRVRLEVLGYARQPQVVHLDLMARLSRWLDERGLDGSALSTEAVEEFVLDRQVAGHRSARSIRSLRPLVEYLREIGAAPLAVRQPVAGPVEVLLADYAVHLARERGLAAVTIQRSTDLVRPFLAARVCAAGLDLKTLSAADVIAFMLARSGSASPATVQRTGTALRALLRFLHLQGLIDNSLVGAVPTAANWKLAALPKYLTREQVATLLHSCDRGTAVGRRDLAILTLLARLGLRAGEVAALRLEDIDWQRGEITVRGKGNRHERLPLPTDVGEAVVAYLSGSRPAAATGREVFVGTRAPHRALTRGAVTQLVARASHRCGLGTIYAHRLRHTAATAMLHAGASLEEIGQVLRHRHALTTAGYAKVDHEGLRALARPWPGEAA
- a CDS encoding tyrosine-type recombinase/integrase is translated as MSPLHRQLEEYLAIRRAMGFKMERHEKLLGQFADYLAAHAVQALTTEHALAWATSPHQGDPRWWAARLSMVRGFAVHLHALDPAHQVPPRGLIPHGPRRTVPHLYTDREIAALVRAAGALSFPLRAATYQTLVRLLAATGMRVGEAIRLDRADWDADLEVLTVRDTKFGKSRQLPLHPTSTTGLQDYLRLRDRLSPSPSSSALLLSTRGHRLRYERVWDTFHRLVGQAELTPTAPASPPRIHDLRHSFAVATLLDWYRNGADVQAMLPRLSTYLGHADPKHTYWYLSAAPELLALAADRLDAHQKDPR
- a CDS encoding tyrosine-type recombinase/integrase, whose protein sequence is MNTLAPTLQAFFTDRLARQRQASPHTIAAYRDALKLLLAFAAQRTGKQPSDLAIPDLDAPLVGAFLDHLERERGNSVRTRNARLAAVHALFRFAALRHPEHADVIQRVLAMPPKRFDRRLVTYLTEPETTALLAAPDTATWTGRRDHALLTLAVQTGLRVSELAALTCTDIRLGTGAHVNCLGKGRKQRITPLTSTTVAVVSAWLTEHRGLPTDPLFPTRLGTSMSRHRDAIERRLAKHAATAAQGEPTLAEKKISPHVLRHTAAMRLLAAGVDSTVIALWLGHENVATTQIYINPRELHQTGEKLQVARSWQEPEGLQRHYELTS